In a single window of the Cucumis melo cultivar AY chromosome 11, USDA_Cmelo_AY_1.0, whole genome shotgun sequence genome:
- the LOC103499630 gene encoding probable polygalacturonase — protein MSIVHHSSCSLPSRPLPLLSSPYSPIFFFFSQLLFDFPLMDSDKSKFYFGPPINPSCSSLLLFFIFLAILTFQIATRTPPFPFWLPPSDFQLPTCSAFFRPDVTAAVVMSITDFGGVGDGKTSNTEAFRKAIQYMRRFGDKGGSKLTVPKGSWVTGSFNLTSNFTLFLQRGALILASQDPGEWPIIEPLPSYGRGRERLGGRHISLIHGNALSNVVITGENGTIDGQGKMWWELWWNRTLNHTRGHLVELINSHNILISNLTFKNSPFWTIHPVYCSNVVIKDMTILAPLNAPNTDGIDPDSSTNVCIEDCYIESGDDLVAVKSGWDQYGINLARPSSNIVIRRVSGTTPTCSGVGIGSEMSGGISNITIEDLNVWDSAAGIRIKSDQGRGGYIANVSITNFVMNRVKMAIRFSRGSNDHPDEQFDPKAVPKVKGIFITNLMSLNSTKAPVLDGIAGTSYDGVCMKNVTILGLAPSAKWHCAFVSGFSTSVFPMPCPQLQNTTFSPLCSSF, from the exons ATGTCCATTGTCCACCATTCCAGTTGTAGCCTGCCTTCTAGACCTCTACCCCTTCTTTCTTCTCCATATTCcccaatcttcttcttcttctctcaattgttatttgattttccATTAATGGACAGTGATAAATCAAAATTCTATTTCGGCCCTCCGATCAATCCCTCCTGTTCTTCCCTTCtcctcttcttcatcttcctcgcTATTCTCACCTTTCAAATCGCCACCAGAACTCCCCCTTTCCCCTTCTGGCTCCCACCCTCTGATTTCCAACTCCCCACCTGCTCCGCCTTTTTCCGCCCAGATGTTACGGCGGCGGTTGTCATGTCGATCACGGATTTCGGAGGAGTAGGGGACGGGAAGACTTCGAACACGGAAGCGTTTCGGAAGGCCATTCAGTACATGCGGCGGTTCGGCGACAAAGGCGGGTCTAAACTGACCGTCCCTAAGGGCAGTTGGGTCACGGGCAGCTTTAATCTCACCAGTAATTTTACTCTCTTTCTCCAACGTGGCGCTCTTATTTTGGCCTCCCAG gatcCAGGTGAGTGGCCCATTATAGAGCCACTTCCTTCTTATGGAAGAGGAAGAGAGAGATTGGGAGGAAGACACATCAGCCTTATTCATGGCAATGCCCTTTCAAATGTTGTAATTACAG GAGAGAATGGAACCATTGATGGGCAAGGCAAGATGTGGTGGGAGCTTTGGTGGAATAGAACATTAAATCACACAAGGGGCCATCTTGTGGAGCTCATCAACTCTCACAATATTCTCATCTCCAATCTCACCTTCAAAAATTCCCCCTTTTGGACAATTCATCCTGTCTATTGCAG CAATGTTGTTATCAAAGACATGACGATCTTGGCTCCGCTCAATGCCCCGAACACAGACGGTATTGATCCAG ATTCTAGTACCAACGTTTGTATCGAGGACTGTTATATCGAAAGCGGAGATGATCTAGTAGCAGTGAAGAGTGGATGGGATCAATATGGAATCAACCTTGCACGCCCAAGCTCGAACATCGTCATAAGGCGAGTTTCTGGCACCACCCCTACCTGTTCTGGTGTCGGAATAGGAAGTGAGATGTCGGGTGGAATATCAAATATTACGATTGAGGATTTAAACGTCTGGGATTCGGCAGCTGGCATTCGAATCAAATCCGACCAAGGTAGAGGAGGATATATTGCAAATGTTAGTATAACTAACTTTGTAATGAACAGAGTGAAAATGGCTATAAGGTTTAGCAGGGGTTCAAATGACCATCCTGATGAACAATTTGATCCAAAGGCAGTTCCTAAAGTGAAGGGCATTTTCATTACCAATCTCATGAGCTTAAATTCAACAAAGGCTCCGGTTCTTGACGGGATTGCAGGCACATCATATGACGGTGTATGTATGAAAAATGTCACCATTCTTGGTCTCGCTCCCTCAGCAAAATGGCATTGTGCTTTTGTCTCAGGTTTTAGCACTTCAGTCTTTCCTATGCCATGTCCTCAGTTGCAGAACACCACATTTTCGCCGTTGTGCTCGTCGTTTTAA